In Chrysemys picta bellii isolate R12L10 chromosome 22, ASM1138683v2, whole genome shotgun sequence, the genomic stretch caacagctggaaATATTCCTAACGTCCTTGAAGATATGGTTGCCTAGCAACGTAAATTTTAATTCATCTGCTGATTCTAATTGCTGACTAATATTTCAAAGATGGGCTTTTCTTATTTCCATttaatagcattttttaaaataattgtacgTTTGTTTTATATGTCGTGTATGTTGGTCTGTGTTGTATGGTGTCTGTGTGTCATGTAACTACTTTTTggtttgttgcaacaaaagtcaattttgtatttttttcatatatGTGGTACcacattattttaatattatggtTGGTGCATAACTGTCATAATgccaattaatttttttgcaaaAGTCAAAAAGACCTCAGTTATAAATACAGGTACATATTatcaacaaataatgcaattgcaaacaaaaacCATTCTTTTTTattaatcacatttttttttatttaaaaaagatgtACGGGGGGGAACCTCAACATCAATGCCAGGGTAATATTATCAAAATGTCAGTTTCTTTTGGGGGGTTTCATCAATTTGGTTGTGCCTTTATTAAATATGAAATATAGTTATAAGaatcaacaaagagtcctgtggcatcttataggcctggtctacactaggcgtttatgtcgaagttagcgccgttacatcgaattaaccctgcacccgtccacactgcgatgctatttagttcgacatagaggtctctttaattcgacttctgtactcctccccgacgaggggagtagcgctaaattcgacatggccatgtcgaattaggctaggtgtggatggaaatcgacgctaatagctccgggagctaccccacagtgcaccactctgttgacgctctggacagcagtacgagctcagatgctctgaccagccacacaggaaaagccccgggaaaatttgaatttgaattccttttcctgtctagccagtttgaatctcatttcctgtctggacatcgtggcgagcacagcagcactggcaacgatgcagagctctccagcagtgatggccgtgcagtctgtgaatagaaagagagccccagcatggactgatcgtgaagtcttggatctcatcgctgtgtggggcgatgagtccgtgctttccgagctgcgatccaaaagaaggaatgcaaagatctacgagaagatctctaaagacatggcagagagaggatacagccgggatgcaacgcagtgccacgtgaaaatcaaggagctgagacaaggctaccagaagaccaaagaggcaaacggacgctccggatcccatccccagacatcccgtttctacgaggcactgcattccatcctcggtgcggccgccaccactaccccaccagtgaccgtggactctgaggatgggatactgtccacggccggttcctcggacatgttaggggacggggaagatgaggaaggagatgaggagggcgaggcagtcggcagctctcacaacgctgatttccccgacagccaggatctcttcatcacccttacagagatcccctacgaagcgtccccagccgttaccccggacacagaatctggtgaaggatcagccagtaagtgttgtaaacatctaaacatttatttttaacaaaacaggaatattaacaattaaaagaatgggttgttcatgattagtgtgctctaggcgcttaacggtttagtaaggggcagtgcaagttttgaaaagaaatctagcaatgtccggttttcagtgattgtcctgcacaagccgctctactgtttattccctgctactgcagctacagtaaaatgcggtctatatgtccggggatagagcagtaatcctcctgggacatctcgatgaagctctcctggaggtaacttgaaagccgttgcatgaggttcttggggagagcggccttattgggtcctccgaagtacgacacgttgccgcgccacgagattatcaagtactcggggatcattgctctgcacagcagggcggcatacggccctggtctttggaggctttcccggagcattctctctttgtcgctctcggagatcctcatcagggtgatgtcggccatggtgacctgcttttaattaggtaggggaatgttagtgttggtactgctttcccgttcctttgcagaactgtaaccgctggtttgcagccacgcggtggaggcgggagaggggcagccgaaagggatcgttcccggggacagccgcgagggggtgggacaggggcagagttcccgcttgccggattgctggcagcagggactgacattgct encodes the following:
- the LOC135977066 gene encoding uncharacterized protein LOC135977066 is translated as MQSSPAVMAVQSVNRKRAPAWTDREVLDLIAVWGDESVLSELRSKRRNAKIYEKISKDMAERGYSRDATQCHVKIKELRQGYQKTKEANGRSGSHPQTSRFYEALHSILGAAATTTPPVTVDSEDGILSTAGSSDMLGDGEDEEGDEEGEAVGSSHNADFPDSQDLFITLTEIPYEASPAVTPDTESGEGSATPSATVSQPSLESHSQRLARIRRRKKRTREDMFSELMACSQAQASQQTQWRENLTRMHQANMDREERWRQEDQQATQTLLGLLREQTDTLRRLVDVLQERRQEDRAPLQSISNRPPPPPSPIPTSPKAQRRRGGRVPAKSHSTPAESSSSRRLSFPKI